A stretch of the Ensifer sp. PDNC004 genome encodes the following:
- a CDS encoding lytic transglycosylase domain-containing protein produces the protein MHRAKCAAVGLVALISTAVFPAVASAAQCGNDGSGFEAWVQNFKRQASGSGISPQVLDRALSGVSYNKATIRADRGQKSFKLSLDQFMQKRGGQVIISRGKKMKQQNAALFASIERRYGVPAGPLIAIWGMETGFGGFMGKEHTLSAVSTLAYDCRRSDYFTNQLYAALQLVQRGDLSPDARGAAHGEIGQTQFLPANVLKYGVDGDGNGHVDMVRSKADALASTANFLRGHGWQPGAGYQQGQANFAAIQGWNAATVYQQAIAIIGAEIDGL, from the coding sequence ATGCACAGGGCGAAGTGCGCAGCAGTGGGGCTTGTTGCCCTGATTTCGACTGCAGTTTTTCCGGCGGTGGCATCTGCCGCCCAATGCGGCAATGACGGAAGCGGCTTTGAAGCCTGGGTTCAGAACTTTAAGCGGCAGGCTTCCGGCAGCGGCATCAGCCCGCAGGTGCTCGACCGTGCACTCTCCGGCGTCTCCTACAACAAGGCGACGATCCGCGCCGACCGCGGCCAGAAGAGCTTCAAGCTGTCGCTGGACCAGTTCATGCAGAAGCGTGGCGGCCAGGTGATCATTTCCCGCGGCAAAAAGATGAAGCAGCAGAACGCTGCCCTTTTTGCCAGCATCGAGCGGCGCTACGGCGTACCGGCCGGCCCGCTGATCGCCATCTGGGGCATGGAAACCGGTTTCGGCGGCTTCATGGGCAAGGAGCACACGCTCTCGGCCGTTTCGACGCTCGCCTATGACTGCCGTCGCTCGGACTACTTCACCAACCAGCTTTATGCGGCCCTGCAGCTCGTGCAGCGCGGCGACCTGAGCCCGGATGCGCGGGGCGCCGCCCACGGCGAAATCGGCCAGACCCAGTTCCTGCCCGCCAACGTCCTGAAATACGGCGTCGATGGCGACGGCAACGGCCATGTCGACATGGTTCGCTCCAAGGCCGACGCGCTGGCGTCCACCGCCAACTTCCTGCGCGGCCATGGCTGGCAGCCGGGCGCCGGCTATCAGCAGGGTCAGGCGAACTTCGCCGCGATCCAGGGCTGGAATGCGGCAACCGTCTACCAGCAGGCGATCGCCATCATCGGCGCCGAGATCGACGGTCTCTAG
- a CDS encoding aspartate-semialdehyde dehydrogenase, with the protein MGFKIAVAGATGNVGREMLNILSERGFPADEVVALASARSQGTEVSFGDKTLKVKNLENYDFSDTDICLMSAGGAVSLKYSPKIGQQGCVVIDNSSAWRYDAEVPLIVPEVNPDAIAQFTKKNIIANPNCSTAQLVVALKPLHDHAKIKRVVVSTYQSVSGAGKDGMDELFNQTRAVFVADPIESKKFTKRIAFNVIPHIDVFMEDGYTKEEWKVLAETKKMLDPKIKVTCTAVRVPVFIGHSESVNIEFENEITADEARDILREAPGCLVVDKHENGGYVTPYECAGEDATYISRIREDATVENGLNLWVVSDNLRKGAALNAIQIAELLVNRGLIKPRKQAA; encoded by the coding sequence ATGGGTTTCAAGATTGCAGTCGCAGGCGCCACCGGCAATGTCGGCCGGGAGATGCTGAACATCCTTTCCGAACGCGGCTTTCCCGCGGATGAAGTGGTCGCCCTCGCTTCCGCCCGCTCCCAGGGCACCGAAGTTTCCTTCGGCGACAAGACCCTCAAGGTCAAGAACCTCGAAAACTACGACTTCTCCGACACCGATATCTGCCTGATGTCGGCCGGCGGCGCCGTATCGCTGAAGTATTCGCCGAAGATCGGCCAGCAGGGCTGCGTCGTCATCGACAACTCCTCGGCCTGGCGCTACGACGCCGAAGTGCCGCTGATCGTTCCGGAAGTGAACCCGGACGCGATCGCGCAGTTCACCAAGAAGAACATCATCGCCAACCCGAATTGCTCGACCGCCCAGCTCGTCGTCGCGCTGAAGCCGCTGCACGACCACGCCAAGATCAAGCGCGTCGTCGTCTCGACCTACCAGTCGGTTTCCGGCGCCGGCAAGGACGGCATGGACGAACTCTTCAACCAGACCCGCGCCGTCTTCGTCGCCGATCCGATCGAATCGAAGAAGTTCACCAAGCGCATCGCCTTCAACGTCATTCCGCACATCGACGTGTTCATGGAAGACGGCTACACGAAGGAAGAGTGGAAGGTTCTGGCCGAAACCAAGAAGATGCTCGACCCGAAGATCAAGGTGACCTGCACGGCGGTGCGCGTTCCCGTCTTCATCGGCCATTCGGAATCGGTCAACATCGAGTTCGAAAACGAGATCACCGCCGACGAAGCGCGCGACATCCTGCGCGAAGCGCCGGGTTGCCTGGTCGTCGACAAGCACGAGAACGGCGGCTACGTCACCCCTTACGAATGCGCCGGCGAAGATGCGACTTACATCTCGCGAATCCGCGAGGACGCGACCGTCGAGAACGGCCTCAACCTGTGGGTCGTCTCCGACAACCTGCGCAAGGGCGCTGCTCTCAACGCCATCCAGATTGCCGAGCTCCTGGTCAACCGTGGCCTGATCAAGCCGCGCAAGCAGGCTGCCTGA
- a CDS encoding phosphatase PAP2 family protein — protein sequence MNRPLAATGWIVLTTAVLVFALIPLDPFLSQRAQGLPDSIVTFNERITDFGTFGWMIYLSGILLAGAFVLRRAAGQGPLQNKARAAGDLAAYFLLTIGTASGLVHTLKLLIGRARPELFAELGAYSLTPFATSDLYESFPSGHSTAAGAFFGVFAMLLPRLRPLFLVLALIIGVSRVIVGAHYPSDVAAGLLLGLWTSVMMAFVFAKYGRLFRLGPGGWPLAGRSEPTQ from the coding sequence ATGAACCGACCACTTGCGGCCACCGGATGGATCGTGCTGACGACTGCCGTCCTCGTGTTCGCGCTCATCCCGCTCGATCCGTTCCTGTCGCAGCGCGCTCAGGGCCTGCCGGACAGCATCGTCACCTTCAATGAACGGATCACCGATTTCGGTACCTTTGGCTGGATGATCTATCTTTCGGGTATCCTGCTTGCGGGGGCCTTCGTGCTGCGCCGGGCGGCAGGCCAGGGGCCGCTTCAGAACAAGGCGCGCGCCGCCGGCGATCTCGCCGCCTATTTCCTGCTGACGATCGGCACGGCCAGCGGCCTCGTGCACACGCTGAAGCTCCTGATCGGACGGGCACGACCGGAACTCTTTGCCGAGCTCGGCGCCTACAGCCTGACGCCGTTCGCCACCAGTGATCTCTATGAAAGCTTTCCGTCCGGGCACTCGACCGCGGCCGGTGCGTTTTTCGGCGTCTTCGCCATGCTGCTGCCGAGACTGAGGCCACTGTTTCTGGTCCTGGCGCTGATAATCGGTGTTTCCCGCGTCATCGTTGGCGCACACTATCCGAGCGACGTCGCCGCCGGGCTGCTGCTCGGCCTTTGGACATCGGTGATGATGGCGTTTGTCTTCGCCAAATACGGTCGCCTGTTTCGCCTCGGCCCGGGCGGTTGGCCGCTTGCCGGACGCAGCGAGCCGACCCAATAA
- a CDS encoding MFS transporter yields the protein MANVATADDAKTRPMTGEEKKVIFASSLGTVFEWYDFYLYGSLAVYIGATFFSSYPETTRNIFALLAFAAGFLVRPFGALVFGRLGDLVGRKYTFLVTILIMGLSTFLVGILPGAASIGIAAPILLIVLRMLQGLALGGEYGGAATYVAEHAPHGRRGYFTSWIQTTATLGLFLSLVVILLVQFALGKEAFAAWGWRIPFLLSCVLLGISVWIRLKMNESPAFKKMKEEGKGSKAPLREAFGQWKNAKIALLALFGAVVGQAVVWYSGQFYALFFLTGVLKVDGQSANIMVAASLLIGTGFFVLFGWLSDKIGRKPIIMAGLLLAMLTYFPLFKALTWAGNPALAEAQATVRATVTAAPGDCKFQFNPTGTAKFTTSCDIATAFLTKNSVPYDVVTTAAAGTAATVKVGDTTINSYDAVAAGDGAKAANAAFEKLTNMALHNAGYPLVRGAAKVPDAKLDGFVTANPELSLDAAAVRGGEKTMVPAEKLIADKLLTKDEVGAATEMAVYTIAGGGTYAMVADPANVNWTTIIAVLTVLVIYVTMVYGPIAALLVELFPTRIRYTGMSLPYHIGNGWFGGLLPATAFAMSAAQGDIYYGLWYPIVFAGITLVIGLLFLPETKDRDIHAMD from the coding sequence ATGGCAAATGTCGCGACAGCGGACGACGCAAAAACGCGTCCGATGACCGGCGAGGAGAAGAAGGTCATCTTCGCCTCGTCGCTCGGTACCGTCTTCGAATGGTACGATTTCTATCTCTACGGTTCGCTCGCCGTCTACATCGGCGCGACCTTCTTCAGTTCCTACCCGGAAACGACGCGTAACATCTTCGCGCTTCTGGCCTTTGCCGCGGGCTTCCTGGTTCGCCCGTTCGGCGCGCTCGTCTTCGGTCGCCTGGGTGACCTCGTTGGCCGCAAATATACCTTCCTCGTGACGATCCTGATCATGGGTCTGTCGACCTTCCTGGTCGGCATCCTGCCCGGCGCTGCCTCGATCGGCATTGCCGCGCCGATCCTGCTCATCGTGCTGCGCATGCTGCAGGGCCTGGCGCTCGGCGGTGAATATGGCGGTGCGGCAACCTACGTGGCCGAACACGCGCCGCATGGGCGTCGCGGCTACTTCACGTCCTGGATCCAGACCACGGCGACGCTCGGTCTGTTCCTGTCGCTGGTGGTGATCCTGCTCGTGCAGTTCGCGCTCGGCAAGGAAGCCTTCGCCGCCTGGGGCTGGCGCATTCCGTTCCTGCTGTCCTGCGTGCTTCTCGGCATTTCCGTCTGGATCCGTCTGAAGATGAACGAATCCCCGGCCTTCAAGAAGATGAAGGAAGAGGGCAAGGGCTCCAAGGCGCCGCTTCGGGAAGCCTTCGGCCAGTGGAAGAACGCCAAGATCGCGCTTCTGGCGCTGTTCGGTGCCGTCGTCGGACAAGCCGTGGTCTGGTACTCCGGTCAGTTCTACGCGCTGTTCTTCCTGACCGGCGTCCTGAAAGTAGACGGTCAGTCGGCCAACATCATGGTCGCCGCCTCGCTTTTGATCGGCACGGGCTTCTTCGTGCTCTTCGGCTGGCTCTCCGACAAGATCGGCCGCAAGCCGATCATCATGGCCGGTCTGCTGCTTGCGATGCTCACCTACTTCCCGCTGTTCAAGGCGCTGACCTGGGCCGGTAACCCTGCACTCGCTGAAGCCCAGGCAACCGTTCGCGCAACGGTGACCGCGGCTCCCGGCGACTGCAAATTCCAGTTCAACCCGACGGGCACGGCGAAGTTCACGACCTCGTGCGACATCGCAACCGCGTTCCTTACCAAGAACTCCGTTCCCTATGACGTCGTCACGACGGCAGCGGCGGGCACGGCGGCGACGGTCAAGGTCGGCGACACCACGATCAACAGCTACGACGCAGTCGCTGCTGGCGATGGTGCCAAGGCCGCCAACGCCGCCTTCGAAAAGCTGACCAACATGGCGCTCCACAATGCCGGCTACCCGCTGGTTCGTGGCGCGGCGAAGGTTCCGGACGCCAAGCTTGACGGTTTTGTCACCGCCAACCCGGAACTGTCGCTTGACGCAGCCGCAGTGCGCGGCGGTGAAAAGACCATGGTTCCGGCCGAAAAGCTCATCGCTGACAAGCTGCTGACCAAGGATGAAGTGGGCGCTGCCACCGAAATGGCCGTCTACACGATCGCCGGCGGCGGCACCTACGCGATGGTCGCGGATCCTGCCAACGTCAACTGGACGACGATCATCGCGGTGCTCACCGTGCTCGTCATCTACGTGACGATGGTCTACGGCCCGATCGCAGCCCTGCTGGTCGAACTCTTCCCGACCCGCATCCGCTACACCGGCATGTCGCTGCCCTACCACATCGGCAACGGCTGGTTCGGCGGGCTGCTTCCGGCAACGGCCTTCGCGATGAGTGCTGCCCAGGGCGATATCTACTACGGCCTCTGGTACCCGATCGTCTTTGCAGGGATCACGCTGGTCATCGGCCTCCTGTTCCTGCCGGAAACGAAGGATCGCGACATCCACGCGATGGATTAA
- a CDS encoding carbonic anhydrase: protein MDKQQQRFPDYLLNGYHNFMNGRFSEQQKRYKALAETGQKPKTMVIACCDSRAAPETIFDSGPGELFVVRNVANLMPPYEPDGHYHSTSAALEFAVQSLRVSDIVVMGHGRCGGIKAALDPDAEPLSPGDFIGRWMHLLKPSAEQIQSNDVMTQAERQRALERVSIRNSLANLRTFPCVQILEAKGKLHLHGAWFDISTGELWVMDPVTGDFSRPGM from the coding sequence ATGGACAAGCAGCAGCAGCGTTTTCCGGACTATCTTCTGAACGGCTACCACAATTTCATGAACGGTCGCTTCAGCGAACAGCAGAAACGCTACAAGGCGCTGGCGGAAACCGGGCAAAAGCCGAAGACAATGGTCATTGCCTGTTGCGACTCGCGCGCTGCGCCGGAAACGATCTTCGACAGCGGCCCTGGCGAACTCTTTGTCGTGCGCAACGTCGCCAATCTCATGCCGCCCTACGAGCCGGATGGGCACTACCACTCGACTTCGGCGGCGCTGGAGTTCGCCGTACAGTCGCTGCGCGTCAGCGACATCGTCGTCATGGGCCACGGCCGCTGCGGTGGTATCAAGGCGGCACTCGATCCGGATGCCGAGCCGCTGTCGCCGGGCGATTTCATCGGACGCTGGATGCATCTTCTGAAGCCCTCGGCCGAGCAGATCCAGAGCAATGACGTGATGACTCAGGCTGAGCGCCAGCGCGCGCTCGAGCGGGTTTCGATCCGCAACTCGCTTGCCAATCTGCGCACGTTCCCATGCGTCCAGATCCTCGAGGCCAAAGGCAAGCTCCACCTGCATGGCGCCTGGTTCGACATCTCGACCGGCGAACTCTGGGTGATGGACCCGGTTACCGGCGACTTCTCCCGCCCGGGAATGTAA
- a CDS encoding LysE family translocator: MSETLLIGAFLAALSYVLIPGPAFLALLGIGAGQGRKAGALFMGGHLAGDVLWSTLALVAIVGARSVGTTIFDILGLFCGAYLGWIGWTALRARPAGENRALVTVERPLRRGLIFGLTNPKGYPVALATFTALLASSANALEFDALPALLGVSLIGFLVADLILIVIIGTSVVRRFYRRHELAIVRLSGLLFIGFAVQAVWHAAPGLLGLRRP, translated from the coding sequence ATGTCCGAGACGCTGCTGATCGGAGCCTTTCTCGCCGCCCTCTCCTATGTCCTTATTCCCGGGCCGGCGTTTCTGGCGCTCCTCGGCATCGGCGCCGGCCAGGGGCGCAAGGCAGGCGCTCTGTTCATGGGCGGGCATCTTGCCGGTGACGTTCTCTGGTCGACCCTGGCGCTGGTCGCAATCGTCGGCGCCCGCTCCGTCGGCACGACGATCTTCGATATCCTTGGTCTCTTCTGCGGCGCCTATCTCGGCTGGATCGGCTGGACGGCACTGCGCGCACGCCCCGCCGGCGAAAACCGTGCGCTCGTGACTGTCGAGCGCCCCCTAAGGCGCGGACTGATTTTCGGACTCACCAATCCCAAGGGTTATCCGGTGGCGCTCGCAACCTTCACCGCGCTGCTTGCCAGTTCGGCCAACGCGCTCGAGTTCGATGCGCTGCCGGCGCTGCTCGGCGTCTCGCTGATCGGATTTCTCGTTGCCGACCTGATCCTGATCGTCATCATCGGAACCTCCGTCGTGCGGCGTTTCTACCGGCGCCACGAACTCGCGATCGTCCGGCTTTCCGGTCTCCTGTTCATCGGCTTTGCCGTTCAGGCGGTCTGGCACGCAGCCCCCGGACTTCTCGGTTTGCGCAGGCCTTGA
- the leuB gene encoding 3-isopropylmalate dehydrogenase: protein MTVRNLFLLPGDGIGPEAMAEVRKIIAYMNAELSAGFVTDEGLVGGSAYDAHGQAISEGDMAKALAADAVLFGAVGGPKWDAVPYEVRPEAGLLRLRKDLELFANLRPAICYPALAAASSLKPELVEGLDILIVRELTGGVYFGEPKEIVDLGNGQKRGIDTQVYDTYEIERIAGVAFELARTRQNRVCSMEKRNVMKSGVLWNQVVTETHKAKYSDVQLEHMLADAGGMQLVRQPKQFDVIVTDNLFGDMLSDVAAMLTGSLGMLPSASLGAPDGVTGKRKALYEPVHGSAPDIAGKGIANPIAMIASFAMCLRYSFNLVKEADNLEKAIANVLDQGIRTGDIMAEGARQVGTTEMGDAILAEFKALSA, encoded by the coding sequence ATGACTGTGCGCAACCTCTTCCTTCTGCCCGGCGACGGCATCGGCCCGGAAGCCATGGCGGAAGTCCGCAAAATCATCGCCTACATGAATGCCGAGCTTTCTGCCGGCTTCGTGACCGACGAGGGCCTGGTCGGCGGTTCGGCCTATGACGCCCACGGTCAGGCGATCTCGGAAGGGGACATGGCAAAGGCGCTCGCCGCCGACGCGGTGCTGTTCGGCGCCGTCGGCGGTCCGAAGTGGGATGCGGTGCCTTACGAGGTTCGCCCGGAAGCCGGCCTGCTGCGCCTGCGCAAGGACCTTGAACTCTTCGCCAACCTGCGCCCGGCGATCTGCTATCCGGCGCTCGCGGCCGCCTCGTCGCTGAAGCCCGAACTGGTCGAAGGCCTCGACATCCTGATCGTGCGCGAGCTGACCGGTGGCGTCTATTTCGGCGAACCGAAGGAGATCGTCGATCTCGGCAACGGCCAGAAGCGCGGCATCGACACCCAGGTCTACGACACCTACGAGATCGAGCGCATCGCCGGCGTTGCCTTCGAGCTCGCCCGCACGCGGCAAAACCGCGTCTGCTCGATGGAAAAGCGCAACGTCATGAAGTCGGGCGTGCTTTGGAACCAGGTGGTGACCGAGACGCACAAGGCGAAGTACTCCGACGTCCAGCTCGAGCACATGCTGGCGGACGCCGGCGGCATGCAGCTGGTGCGCCAGCCCAAGCAGTTCGACGTCATCGTCACCGACAACCTGTTCGGCGACATGCTGTCGGACGTGGCCGCCATGCTCACCGGTTCGCTCGGCATGCTGCCGTCGGCCTCGCTCGGCGCGCCGGATGGCGTCACCGGCAAGCGCAAGGCGCTCTACGAGCCGGTGCATGGTTCGGCGCCGGACATTGCCGGCAAGGGCATTGCCAACCCGATCGCGATGATCGCGTCCTTTGCCATGTGCCTGCGCTACTCCTTCAACCTCGTGAAGGAAGCCGACAATCTGGAGAAGGCGATCGCCAACGTGCTCGACCAGGGCATCCGCACCGGCGACATCATGGCCGAAGGCGCCAGGCAGGTCGGAACGACCGAAATGGGCGACGCCATCCTCGCCGAGTTCAAGGCGCTGTCGGCTTAA